In Bacteroidota bacterium, a genomic segment contains:
- a CDS encoding response regulator gives MLKKFKKTTVHIVDDNEMYLKYLEDKFISSTTHEIHIYTSGEIFLREYISSSKKNKGIAIIVLDYYLNSINENAKNGIEILKIIKEVNRNAEVILHSSNVDDEIEEKAMRNGASNFIVKNENSFFRLQNGVQLIISNKELLKKKKQSLLTRIVFGVILLLISIFALIMRFFPLW, from the coding sequence ATGCTTAAAAAATTTAAAAAAACCACCGTTCATATAGTTGATGATAATGAAATGTATCTCAAGTATTTAGAAGATAAATTCATATCCTCAACTACGCATGAGATTCATATTTATACTTCAGGAGAGATCTTTTTGAGAGAATACATTTCTTCTTCTAAAAAAAACAAAGGAATAGCAATTATTGTTCTCGACTACTATTTGAATTCGATAAACGAAAATGCAAAAAATGGCATTGAAATCCTCAAAATAATCAAAGAAGTTAATAGAAATGCCGAAGTAATTCTACACTCATCAAATGTAGATGATGAAATTGAAGAAAAGGCAATGAGAAATGGGGCATCCAATTTTATTGTAAAAAATGAAAATTCGTTCTTTCGCTTGCAAAACGGTGTTCAATTGATTATCAGCAATAAGGAACTCTTGAAAAAGAAAAAGCAAAGCCTTTTAACAAGAATAGTTTTTGGAGTTATTTTATTACTGATTTCTATATTTGCTTTAATAATGCGATTTTTTCCTTTATGGTAA